A window of Parasynechococcus marenigrum WH 8102 contains these coding sequences:
- a CDS encoding ABC transporter ATP-binding protein, with the protein MTKSVPSSVDSISYKEHESHVEIVNLSKVFPISRPSLFNKKTENYVALEGVNLDIKKNTFVSLIGPSGCGKSTLLNLLAGLDDFTSGEIFIEGKPLVGPGPDRGIIFQNYALMPWLTAAGNIEYALETACPELSTSQRREKARYFLNMVGLERSMNKFPKQISGGMKQRVAIARALSINPSMLLMDEPFGALDALTRSYLQEEVLKIWEKNRVTALLITHSIEEALLMSDKIVLMSSGPSANIADIIDVPLPRPRIRNIIEKDSLFIDIKLQLEDHLLRETRAVEESS; encoded by the coding sequence ATGACTAAATCTGTTCCCAGTTCAGTTGATTCCATTTCTTACAAGGAACATGAATCTCATGTTGAAATTGTAAATCTAAGCAAAGTTTTCCCAATTTCTCGACCTTCTCTTTTTAACAAAAAAACTGAGAACTATGTTGCTCTTGAAGGTGTGAATCTCGATATTAAAAAGAACACTTTTGTCTCTTTGATTGGCCCTTCGGGTTGTGGTAAATCAACGCTTTTGAATCTTTTAGCAGGATTAGATGATTTCACGTCTGGTGAAATTTTCATCGAAGGCAAGCCACTGGTTGGCCCTGGTCCAGACAGAGGCATAATTTTTCAGAACTACGCACTGATGCCCTGGCTTACCGCCGCAGGCAACATCGAATATGCCTTAGAGACGGCCTGTCCAGAACTAAGTACCTCACAGAGGCGTGAAAAAGCCAGATACTTTTTGAATATGGTTGGGTTAGAACGCTCAATGAACAAGTTTCCAAAGCAAATTTCAGGTGGTATGAAGCAGAGAGTTGCTATTGCACGAGCTTTGTCTATTAATCCGTCTATGTTACTTATGGACGAGCCTTTTGGAGCCCTTGATGCCCTTACAAGGTCCTATTTGCAAGAAGAAGTGTTAAAAATATGGGAGAAAAATAGAGTCACAGCTCTTTTAATTACACATAGTATTGAAGAAGCATTGTTAATGTCTGACAAAATTGTACTTATGTCAAGTGGACCATCTGCAAATATTGCAGATATTATAGATGTCCCTTTGCCAAGGCCCAGAATCCGTAATATTATAGAAAAAGATTCTCTCTTCATTGATATCAAACTCCAACTTGAGGATCATCTCCTTCGCGAAACAAGAGCAGTTGAAGAGTCTTCTTAG
- a CDS encoding ABC transporter substrate-binding protein, whose translation MANLFTSHASTTTQTAAEILKSQLQCNSTTEATSSSPSFQPQTGHGLFCFCVECRPFSPDHQDFTEDMPSDPEDLMDDFYKMGLIKADAVEVAEAVSSAELREILFYKNASQGDPAKEKLLRALAEEAGGLDQAMAAAFGPQAGEFFASIHSSSPFGRRSFLKGLAAGAAMITIANSAGLDTQDAHAAGHAGGKLEKTNLKIGFIPITCATPIIMSEPMGFYKSNGLKCKVVKMPSWGAVRDSAIAGELDAYHMLAPMPISMTLGLGTSPFSVKLASIENINGQAITVANRHKDKVKSAADMKGFVFGVPFPYSMHNLLLRYYLAKGGVDPDKDVQIRPVPPPDSVAQMVAGDIDAYLMPDPFNQRAVFEGVGFIHLLTKDLWVGHPCCAFAAGEPWINKHPNTFKAINKSIIEAANYATNPTNRSEIAKYISGRAFLNQPTKVVEAVLTGKFDDGLGNKKNVPDRIDFKPYPWQSFSHWIQSQLVRWDLGGAADAIKAGDFNANSAAIFLTNEAQSLERELGFNPPSRSFKTEKLAYDSFDPTDPLGYVSKQIDRDGV comes from the coding sequence GTGGCGAATCTTTTCACCTCGCATGCATCCACAACAACTCAGACTGCCGCTGAGATTCTTAAGTCACAGCTTCAATGTAATAGCACTACAGAAGCTACATCAAGTTCTCCTTCCTTTCAACCACAAACCGGTCATGGTTTGTTTTGCTTCTGTGTAGAATGCCGGCCATTTAGTCCAGATCATCAAGATTTTACCGAAGATATGCCTTCAGATCCTGAGGATTTGATGGATGATTTTTATAAAATGGGTTTGATTAAAGCCGATGCTGTAGAAGTCGCTGAGGCTGTTTCATCAGCGGAGCTTAGAGAGATTCTTTTTTATAAGAACGCTTCTCAAGGTGATCCTGCCAAGGAAAAGCTTCTACGGGCACTAGCTGAAGAAGCCGGTGGATTAGACCAAGCAATGGCAGCAGCTTTTGGTCCTCAAGCAGGTGAATTCTTTGCCTCTATTCACTCTAGTTCCCCTTTTGGAAGAAGGTCATTTCTCAAAGGATTGGCTGCTGGTGCGGCCATGATAACAATTGCCAATAGCGCAGGCTTAGATACTCAAGATGCTCATGCAGCAGGTCATGCCGGCGGTAAATTAGAGAAAACTAACTTGAAGATTGGATTCATTCCAATTACATGTGCAACACCGATAATCATGTCAGAACCTATGGGTTTCTATAAATCTAATGGTTTGAAATGTAAGGTTGTGAAAATGCCAAGTTGGGGAGCTGTTCGCGATTCGGCCATTGCAGGTGAGCTTGATGCTTATCACATGCTCGCTCCAATGCCTATTTCTATGACTTTGGGATTGGGAACTTCTCCATTCAGCGTCAAATTAGCCAGTATTGAAAATATCAACGGACAAGCAATAACTGTAGCTAATCGCCACAAGGATAAAGTTAAATCTGCCGCAGATATGAAAGGCTTTGTATTCGGAGTACCATTCCCATACTCGATGCATAATTTACTACTTAGATATTACCTCGCTAAGGGTGGAGTTGATCCTGATAAGGATGTACAAATTCGCCCTGTACCACCACCGGATAGTGTTGCCCAGATGGTTGCAGGTGATATCGATGCATATTTGATGCCTGATCCATTTAATCAAAGAGCTGTGTTTGAAGGTGTTGGTTTTATTCACCTTCTAACTAAGGATCTCTGGGTTGGTCATCCATGCTGCGCTTTTGCTGCGGGTGAACCCTGGATTAACAAGCATCCAAATACTTTTAAAGCCATCAATAAATCTATTATTGAAGCTGCGAATTATGCAACAAATCCTACTAACAGATCTGAAATTGCGAAATACATTTCTGGCCGCGCCTTCCTAAACCAACCGACTAAAGTCGTTGAAGCTGTTTTGACAGGCAAGTTCGATGACGGCTTGGGCAATAAGAAAAATGTTCCTGACAGAATAGATTTTAAACCTTATCCTTGGCAGAGCTTTTCACATTGGATTCAGTCTCAACTTGTACGATGGGACCTTGGAGGAGCTGCTGACGCAATTAAAGCTGGTGACTTTAATGCTAATAGTGCTGCAATATTCCTAACAAATGAAGCTCAATCTTTGGAGAGGGAGCTGGGTTTCAATCCTCCCTCCCGTTCGTTCAAGACTGAGAAGCTTGCATACGACAGCTTTGACCCTACTGATCCGTTGGGCTATGTCAGCAAACAAATTGATAGAGACGGTGTATAG
- a CDS encoding WD40 repeat domain-containing protein, which yields MKRSNSIFQDGWYSEISEYVIACDWALENKNIIAADITGNIYSFDAKTGKLLYMQKDTHNKSLLDLAVNPNGSIYATCGQNGKVDINAASDGSLLSSNSLGNDWVDNIQWTNNGKLLAGSIGKFVHVIDSSGNQLWRSDELTSTVSAIYWSNNNELAIASYGQVIIYDVKTNKACQRFEWKGSLISLALSPNGEIVACGSQDNSVHFWRRTNGKDAEMTGYPGKPKDIVFDITGQYLATGGSPQVTVWNFKDKGPEGTIPGQLILHNEPISCLSFANSSSLLASGAKDGSIAIWKLDKNGDGEPIDKVSINSTPTRLKWKRDDNAFLAASDSGKLFCWDIPSKKGEGIGFKN from the coding sequence ATGAAAAGATCTAACAGCATCTTTCAAGATGGATGGTACAGTGAAATTAGCGAATACGTAATAGCTTGTGACTGGGCACTCGAAAATAAGAATATTATTGCTGCAGATATAACAGGCAACATTTACTCTTTTGATGCAAAAACAGGGAAGTTACTATACATGCAAAAAGACACTCACAACAAATCACTCTTAGATCTAGCAGTAAATCCCAACGGAAGCATATATGCAACTTGTGGCCAAAACGGCAAGGTTGATATTAATGCGGCTTCAGATGGAAGCTTACTAAGTTCAAACTCATTAGGCAATGACTGGGTTGACAATATACAATGGACAAACAACGGAAAATTATTAGCCGGTAGCATTGGAAAGTTCGTACATGTGATTGATTCGTCAGGAAATCAATTATGGCGTTCCGATGAACTGACAAGTACTGTGTCAGCAATATATTGGTCAAATAATAACGAATTAGCGATAGCAAGCTATGGCCAAGTGATTATTTACGATGTAAAAACCAATAAAGCTTGTCAAAGATTTGAGTGGAAGGGATCTCTTATATCATTGGCATTGAGCCCAAACGGGGAAATTGTAGCTTGTGGAAGTCAAGACAATTCAGTACATTTTTGGCGACGAACTAATGGTAAAGACGCTGAAATGACTGGTTATCCTGGCAAACCTAAAGATATTGTGTTCGATATTACGGGTCAATATTTAGCTACAGGGGGAAGCCCCCAAGTTACAGTATGGAACTTTAAAGATAAGGGTCCTGAGGGAACAATTCCGGGACAACTTATACTTCATAATGAGCCGATAAGTTGCCTTAGCTTTGCTAACAGTAGCTCGTTATTAGCATCTGGTGCAAAAGATGGATCAATTGCAATTTGGAAATTAGATAAAAATGGAGATGGTGAGCCCATTGACAAGGTATCCATCAACTCGACGCCGACACGACTAAAATGGAAGAGAGACGATAATGCCTTTTTAGCTGCTAGCGACTCGGGGAAATTATTCTGCTGGGATATACCGTCTAAAAAAGGAGAAGGAATCGGATTCAAAAACTAA
- a CDS encoding metal ABC transporter permease, with translation MGDLSTFFELFDEPFIHRALIGGFLTGSLGGLIGYFAVLRQLAFFSDALGHSALLGITLGILLNVNPTFVLIPFAIIFAFLVNNLVESSSLPTDALLNIVYSSSLAAAVLALSKINSYSGSIKQLLFGDILGITASDIYITLILFIVSFIYLVFSLRSHVLLTLNEDLAGSIGINTRFHKLAFIILLGIVVSVSIKSVGVLLISAFVVIPACAGRLISRKFSSYIVFSMVLGGLCALFGLILSGFFNLPSGPSIVILQFFAFLFSLIFSRVYNLVE, from the coding sequence GTGGGTGATTTATCAACTTTTTTTGAGTTATTTGATGAGCCATTTATTCACCGCGCATTAATTGGTGGCTTTTTAACTGGTTCTTTAGGAGGGCTTATAGGTTATTTTGCTGTACTCCGACAACTTGCTTTTTTTAGTGATGCATTAGGGCATTCTGCCTTGCTCGGTATAACTCTAGGTATCCTTTTAAATGTGAATCCTACTTTTGTTCTTATTCCTTTTGCCATTATATTTGCATTTCTTGTAAATAATCTAGTTGAGAGCAGTTCTTTGCCTACCGACGCACTATTGAATATCGTATATTCTAGCTCTCTAGCAGCAGCTGTTCTTGCCTTAAGTAAAATCAACTCTTATAGTGGTAGCATTAAGCAGTTGCTTTTTGGAGATATTCTTGGTATTACAGCATCAGATATATATATTACATTGATCCTTTTTATTGTTTCTTTTATCTACCTTGTCTTTAGTCTTCGTTCTCATGTTCTTTTAACTCTTAATGAGGATTTGGCTGGCTCTATTGGTATTAACACAAGATTCCATAAACTTGCTTTCATCATTTTATTGGGTATTGTTGTATCTGTTTCAATTAAGTCTGTTGGTGTATTGCTTATAAGTGCTTTCGTTGTAATACCTGCATGCGCTGGTAGACTTATTTCGCGTAAGTTTAGTTCTTATATTGTTTTTTCTATGGTGCTGGGCGGTTTGTGTGCTCTGTTTGGGCTTATTTTATCAGGTTTCTTTAATCTACCTTCAGGTCCTTCGATTGTAATCTTGCAATTCTTTGCTTTCCTTTTTTCTTTGATATTTTCTCGTGTATACAATTTAGTAGAATAA
- the ntrB gene encoding nitrate ABC transporter permease — MSTKSTILRSLLISGSSLLSFCVVWEIIASTNLIPNFPGALKTFQELLWWISDPFFDNGPNDLGIGFNLLISLRRVLIGYTLAMVVAIPVGLFVGVSKTVKSSVDPYVQLLKPVSPLAWLPIGLFVFRNSEVTGIFVIFITSIWPTLINTAIGVQSVDSDVLKVAKSLGASKTNTITKVILPAVMPNILAGMRISMGTAWLVIVAAEMLLGTGIGYFIWNEWNNLYVANIFVAIIIIGITGYVLDQIFEILQLRFNYDS, encoded by the coding sequence ATGTCTACAAAGTCAACAATCCTGAGATCGTTACTGATCTCAGGATCTAGCCTCCTCTCTTTTTGCGTTGTCTGGGAAATTATAGCCAGTACCAATTTAATTCCTAATTTTCCAGGGGCTTTAAAGACCTTTCAGGAATTATTATGGTGGATATCAGATCCATTTTTTGATAACGGTCCTAACGATTTAGGGATTGGTTTCAATTTACTTATAAGCTTAAGAAGAGTTCTAATTGGTTACACACTTGCAATGGTTGTTGCAATTCCAGTCGGTCTCTTTGTTGGTGTTTCCAAAACCGTTAAGTCTTCTGTTGATCCTTATGTACAACTACTGAAACCGGTCTCACCGCTTGCCTGGCTGCCCATTGGCTTATTCGTATTTAGAAATTCAGAAGTTACCGGTATTTTTGTCATTTTTATTACAAGCATCTGGCCGACTTTAATTAATACCGCAATTGGTGTTCAATCCGTAGATTCTGATGTCTTAAAAGTTGCAAAGTCATTAGGTGCTTCCAAAACAAATACCATTACCAAAGTCATCTTACCTGCAGTAATGCCAAATATTTTAGCTGGGATGAGAATTTCAATGGGTACAGCATGGCTTGTAATAGTTGCTGCTGAAATGCTTCTAGGCACGGGTATCGGATATTTTATATGGAATGAATGGAACAATTTATATGTAGCTAACATATTTGTAGCAATTATAATCATAGGAATAACTGGTTATGTACTGGATCAAATCTTTGAGATTTTGCAACTTCGATTCAATTACGATTCATGA
- the cynS gene encoding cyanase, protein MSLTATLMAAKKAKGMSFADLEAAIGLDEVWVASLFYGQATASKEEAEKLAGLLSLDAETTAALQEYPTKGSLEPVIPTDPLIYRFYEIMQVYGMPLKDVIQEHFGDGIMSAIDFTIDVDKVEDPKGDRVKIVMCGKFLPYKKW, encoded by the coding sequence ATGTCTTTAACAGCCACGTTGATGGCCGCCAAAAAGGCCAAAGGTATGAGTTTTGCTGATCTCGAGGCGGCCATTGGTCTCGATGAGGTTTGGGTTGCATCTTTGTTCTATGGCCAAGCGACGGCCTCGAAGGAGGAGGCCGAGAAACTTGCTGGTTTGTTATCCCTTGATGCAGAAACAACAGCGGCACTGCAGGAATATCCAACCAAGGGAAGCCTTGAGCCAGTGATTCCCACTGATCCTTTGATTTATCGTTTTTACGAGATCATGCAGGTGTATGGTATGCCTCTGAAAGATGTAATTCAGGAGCATTTCGGAGATGGAATTATGAGTGCCATTGATTTCACTATTGATGTCGATAAAGTTGAGGACCCTAAAGGTGATCGTGTCAAAATTGTAATGTGTGGTAAGTTTTTACCCTATAAGAAATGGTGA
- a CDS encoding metal ABC transporter ATP-binding protein, with amino-acid sequence MSYPIASVKNLTVRRGANVAVDDVSFELLAESDTALVGPNGAGKSSLVASLLGLIPRVSGDITIMGTKMNKAGYLPKSIRERISYIPQNFSFQGQFPLSVFEFVQLGLSNCSSFLRMRDSHTKILVHRSLERTDTFNLRRRLLSELSGGELKRVMLAFCIVRPRDLLVLDEVQAGLDIPSTQRFQKMLFELRRQEGWTVLHISHDIDMVLRSSDQVLGLNRRLCCRGVPNLALTSERLSVLYGPNIVSYQHQCRG; translated from the coding sequence ATGTCATATCCAATTGCTTCTGTTAAGAATCTTACTGTAAGAAGGGGTGCCAATGTTGCTGTAGATGATGTTTCTTTTGAATTATTAGCTGAGAGTGATACAGCTTTAGTTGGCCCTAATGGTGCTGGTAAGAGTTCATTAGTTGCCTCCTTGTTGGGTCTTATTCCGCGCGTCTCAGGCGACATCACTATTATGGGCACCAAAATGAATAAAGCTGGGTATCTACCGAAATCCATACGCGAGCGAATTTCTTATATTCCACAGAATTTTTCTTTTCAGGGTCAGTTTCCCCTCTCCGTATTTGAGTTCGTGCAACTTGGACTTAGTAATTGTTCGTCCTTTCTACGCATGCGTGACTCCCATACTAAGATTTTAGTTCATCGATCTTTGGAAAGAACCGATACTTTTAATTTAAGACGACGTCTTCTTAGTGAACTTTCTGGCGGTGAACTGAAGCGAGTTATGCTTGCATTTTGTATCGTACGTCCGAGGGATCTTCTTGTTTTGGACGAAGTTCAGGCTGGTCTAGATATACCTTCAACTCAACGTTTTCAAAAAATGTTATTTGAATTGCGTCGGCAGGAAGGTTGGACTGTCCTCCATATATCTCACGATATTGATATGGTTCTCCGTAGTAGCGATCAAGTACTTGGTTTAAATAGACGTTTGTGCTGCCGAGGTGTACCTAATCTTGCATTGACTTCCGAAAGATTAAGTGTTCTCTATGGGCCCAATATAGTTTCTTATCAGCATCAATGTCGTGGGTGA
- a CDS encoding twin-arginine translocase TatA/TatE family subunit, producing the protein MSFFGLGFPEILIICLIFLLVLGPNKLPKVGKYLAKYLGGFRSASDEFKREIDVVVLEDKDPKEDTL; encoded by the coding sequence ATGAGCTTTTTTGGATTAGGTTTTCCTGAGATACTAATTATATGCCTTATTTTTTTATTAGTCTTAGGGCCTAATAAATTGCCCAAAGTAGGAAAATATTTGGCTAAATATTTGGGCGGTTTTAGATCCGCCTCTGATGAATTTAAGAGAGAAATTGATGTAGTTGTCTTGGAGGACAAAGATCCTAAAGAAGATACCCTTTAA
- a CDS encoding CobW family GTP-binding protein — translation MKEKRKVPVTILTGYLGAGKTTLLNKILREEHGKKIAVIENEYGEVGIDQGLVINADEEVFEMSNGCICCTVRGDLIRVLGNLMKRRDKFDYVLVETTGLADPGPVAQTFFMDDEVRDEFTLDGIVTLVDSAHINQQLEHSTESAEQVAFADVLILNKTDLVSKNEVNVLESRLRDMNKMARILRSKEAGVDVEDVLNLGAFDLQQTLDRRPTFLEPEYPFEWTGVYELKKGNYRLYFDDGPDPTMLITAIEFNSSNGKDLDGYAEDCVRIFSKEPKQLMPGEAISFNEVIELQLQDAGQKAFELYIDNKSTIGLFTQHTAEEFNIRLDDNKDDQTRDKKFSNITKGIDTKTERIWVAEHEHDDEVGSIALESLGNINPDKLNDWISKLLREKGVDIFRTKGFISYAEESRKIVFQGVHMLFTAEPGSEWGNEPRKNQLVFIGRNLDEDALRTEFEKCLA, via the coding sequence ATGAAAGAAAAGCGAAAGGTTCCTGTCACCATACTTACTGGCTACCTTGGGGCAGGGAAAACCACACTGTTAAACAAGATCTTGAGAGAAGAGCACGGCAAAAAGATTGCAGTCATAGAAAACGAATACGGCGAAGTTGGAATTGATCAAGGACTCGTCATTAATGCAGACGAAGAGGTCTTTGAAATGTCTAATGGTTGCATTTGTTGCACGGTAAGAGGTGATCTGATAAGAGTCCTAGGCAATCTAATGAAACGTAGGGACAAATTTGATTACGTTTTAGTTGAAACGACCGGCCTCGCTGACCCAGGGCCGGTAGCACAAACTTTTTTTATGGATGATGAAGTTAGAGATGAATTTACTCTTGATGGAATAGTGACGTTAGTAGATTCTGCTCACATTAATCAACAATTAGAACATAGCACTGAAAGTGCAGAGCAGGTCGCCTTCGCGGACGTACTCATACTCAATAAAACTGACTTAGTTTCCAAAAACGAAGTCAACGTACTTGAATCACGCCTTAGAGATATGAACAAAATGGCCCGTATACTGCGTTCAAAAGAAGCAGGGGTCGATGTTGAAGATGTCTTGAATCTTGGTGCATTTGATCTCCAGCAAACATTAGATAGACGTCCGACATTTCTCGAACCTGAATATCCGTTTGAGTGGACCGGAGTATATGAACTTAAGAAAGGAAACTACAGGCTTTATTTTGATGATGGACCTGATCCAACAATGCTAATAACAGCAATAGAATTTAATAGTTCAAATGGAAAAGATCTTGACGGGTACGCCGAAGATTGTGTAAGAATATTTTCAAAAGAACCTAAACAACTTATGCCAGGTGAAGCAATAAGTTTTAACGAGGTTATTGAATTACAATTACAAGATGCGGGTCAGAAGGCCTTTGAATTATACATAGATAATAAATCAACTATAGGTCTCTTCACCCAACATACGGCAGAAGAATTCAATATAAGACTGGATGACAATAAGGATGATCAGACAAGAGATAAAAAATTTAGCAATATAACTAAGGGGATTGATACAAAGACCGAAAGAATATGGGTAGCTGAACACGAGCATGACGATGAAGTTGGATCTATTGCTCTAGAAAGCCTTGGCAACATTAATCCAGATAAATTAAACGATTGGATTTCAAAACTTCTCCGAGAAAAAGGAGTAGATATATTTAGAACCAAAGGATTTATCAGCTACGCTGAAGAATCTAGAAAAATTGTATTTCAAGGGGTCCATATGTTATTTACTGCAGAGCCTGGAAGCGAGTGGGGAAACGAGCCCAGGAAGAACCAACTTGTATTCATAGGCCGAAATTTAGACGAGGATGCATTAAGGACTGAGTTTGAAAAATGTCTAGCATGA
- a CDS encoding metal ABC transporter substrate-binding protein has protein sequence MVRFSKWATGSLASIFLVSCGSLTTPPERSKKISIMTSFLPITLFARAVAGECGDVKALIPTNIGPHDFQSTPKDILSIGKADIFFINGLGMETFLDRLISSSASTTLSVVDTSIGIKTISTDISNADSDPNPHIWLDPIRAISQVETIKDALAELNPACSEVYTLNASAYVDDLLALHAEILSKLEPYQGKSFIAYHDFAPYFAERYQLKAEYLVDLPDINPSPVDLQRVSNLVRDSDLKALLTEPQDGNNSFNSLARDLNIKIALFNPIETISRDFVYDESLYFDLMRDNLSNLLLSLGG, from the coding sequence ATGGTGCGCTTCAGTAAGTGGGCTACTGGCTCGCTAGCCTCAATATTTTTGGTTTCTTGCGGCTCCCTCACAACGCCTCCTGAGAGGTCTAAGAAAATTTCTATTATGACCTCATTCCTTCCCATAACACTATTTGCTAGGGCAGTAGCCGGTGAATGCGGTGATGTCAAAGCTTTAATACCCACAAATATTGGACCACACGATTTTCAATCAACTCCTAAGGACATTCTATCTATTGGCAAGGCTGATATATTTTTTATTAACGGCTTGGGAATGGAGACTTTTTTAGACAGGCTAATCTCTTCATCAGCGAGTACAACATTATCCGTTGTTGACACTAGTATTGGTATCAAGACCATTTCTACTGATATCTCTAACGCGGATTCTGATCCTAATCCTCACATATGGTTAGATCCTATACGCGCTATTAGCCAGGTTGAGACTATTAAAGATGCTCTTGCGGAATTAAACCCTGCTTGTAGTGAAGTTTATACTTTAAATGCCTCCGCTTATGTGGATGACCTGCTCGCATTGCATGCTGAAATTTTATCCAAGTTGGAGCCTTATCAGGGCAAATCATTTATCGCCTATCATGACTTTGCACCATATTTTGCTGAACGATATCAATTAAAAGCTGAATACTTAGTTGATCTGCCAGATATCAATCCAAGCCCCGTTGATTTACAGCGAGTTTCGAATCTTGTTCGAGACTCCGATTTAAAGGCTCTTTTAACTGAGCCTCAAGATGGAAACAATTCTTTCAATTCGTTGGCACGTGATCTTAATATTAAAATAGCACTATTCAATCCCATTGAAACTATTTCACGGGATTTTGTGTATGACGAGTCTCTCTATTTTGACCTTATGCGGGATAACTTGTCCAATCTTCTTCTCTCTCTTGGTGGTTAA
- a CDS encoding HEAT repeat domain-containing protein, with product MKDNESDLWERLGNSRKVPLDPRWLENVYSPNLATDLRLALCEKMGMLADHGWPIIEHLLQRYGDMPELVMAAGLCHQIEAREWLLELLKRSNDNEKLRLTAVQSLSCWGAEVPEAIVTHCLHHPGQSYRLAGLQLLEFRSHLLTDHQLLDYCNEALNDFRDSVVIEAVRIIQRRDSKEICKRLFCLCQEDSDEVAFTALRALSCIASENSKRYLLKLSKTLKSESRRSFAQKKLNEQFRT from the coding sequence ATGAAGGATAACGAATCAGATCTGTGGGAAAGACTCGGAAATTCACGTAAGGTTCCATTGGATCCTCGTTGGTTAGAAAATGTTTATTCGCCCAACCTTGCTACTGATCTGCGGCTAGCTCTCTGTGAAAAAATGGGTATGCTTGCAGATCATGGCTGGCCGATTATTGAACATCTACTGCAACGCTATGGCGACATGCCTGAATTGGTGATGGCCGCAGGACTCTGCCATCAAATTGAGGCCCGTGAATGGTTACTGGAACTGCTCAAGCGCAGCAATGATAATGAAAAACTTCGACTAACTGCAGTTCAATCGCTTAGTTGTTGGGGTGCTGAAGTTCCCGAAGCAATCGTCACTCATTGCTTACATCATCCTGGTCAAAGTTATCGACTCGCTGGACTTCAATTGCTGGAATTTCGCTCACATCTTCTAACAGATCACCAACTCTTGGATTACTGTAATGAAGCACTCAACGATTTTCGGGATTCAGTTGTTATTGAAGCAGTCCGTATAATTCAGCGTCGTGACAGTAAAGAAATCTGCAAACGATTATTTTGTTTGTGTCAAGAAGACTCTGACGAAGTCGCATTTACCGCACTCAGAGCTCTTAGCTGTATAGCATCCGAAAACAGCAAGAGATATTTACTGAAACTTAGTAAAACCCTAAAAAGTGAATCAAGACGGTCATTTGCCCAAAAAAAACTTAACGAACAGTTTAGAACCTAA